From the genome of Gracilinanus agilis isolate LMUSP501 chromosome 2, AgileGrace, whole genome shotgun sequence, one region includes:
- the TMEM229B gene encoding transmembrane protein 229B has translation MASAEPLTALSRWYLYAIHGYFCEVMFTAAWEFVVNFNWKFPGVTSVWALFIYGTSILIVEKMYLRLRGRCHILVRCLIYTLWTYLWEFTTGYILRQFNACPWDYSQFDFDFMGLITLEYAVPWFCGALIMEQFIIRNTLRLRFEQHAEPSGPTASLALANGHVKTD, from the coding sequence ATGGCCTCTGCAGAGCCCCTGACGGCGCTGTCCCGCTGGTACCTCTACGCCATCCATGGCTACTTCTGCGAGGTGATGTTCACCGCCGCCTGGGAGTTTGTGGTGAACTTTAATTGGAAGTTTCCCGGCGTCACCAGCGTCTGGGCCCTCTTCATCTACGGCACCTCGATCCTCATCGTGGAGAAGATGTACCTGCGTCTGCGGGGGCGCTGCCACATCCTGGTGCGCTGCCTCATCTACACCCTCTGGACGTATCTGTGGGAGTTCACCACGGGCTACATCCTCCGCCAGTTTAATGCCTGCCCCTGGGACTACTCCCAGTTTGACTTTGACTTCATGGGTCTCATCACTCTGGAGTACGCCGTGCCCTGGTTCTGCGGCGCCCTCATCATGGAGCAGTTTATCATCCGCAACACGCTCCGTCTTCGCTTTGAACAGCACGCCGAGCCCAGCGGGCCAACAGCCTCCCTGGCCTTGGCCAATGGTCACGTCAAGACAGACTGA